The Corallococcus silvisoli genomic interval TGCTGCTCCCGCTGCGTGTCGGCCTCCGCGCGGAAGCCCGCAGAACACGCGCCGAAGTCGCCGAAGCGCGGGCGCGTCTGCTGGATGAAGCCATTGAGGTCCGCGCCAAAGCCCATGTTGACCTTCAGACCCTGGCGGCCGAACTCGTACGCCTGCGCGAGCGAGCGCGTGGAGCCCTGGCAGGTGTTGGCGACGGGCGTGCGGGTGTAGTCGCGCGTCTCGTCATGCGCGGTGCGCAGGCCGAACATGCCGCCCGTCTGGCGCACGTAGCGCACCACCCACGAGGGCGTCGTCTTCTCGTTGGCGGCGAGGTCCGGGTTCATCACCTCGCGGAAGTGGCCGTGGGAGATGAACAGCGGGTAGTAGGTCTTCGCCTGGGACAGGGCATACGTGTCCTGGATGCTCTTCTCGGACATGTGGGCCATGTCGACGAGCATCCCCTTGCCCATCATCTCCTGCACCAGCGCCTTGCCATCCGCGGTGAGGCCCTTGGTGTTGCGGCAGTTGGCATCCACGTCGAAGCCGAGCGTGAAGCCCGGGCCGGTGATGCCGCAGTCCGTGTCGATGTGGCAGTTCTCCAGGAACTGGGCGACCTGGAAGATGGCGTTGTGCGGCGCGGCGCCGCCGAAGCGGTTGTCCAGCTGGTGCACGGGCTGGAGCGAGCGAACGCCCAGCGAATAGACGCGGTTCAGCTCCGCTCGCCAGTCCTTGGTCCCGAACAGCTTGCTGGACTCGATGGAGAGCACCATCGCGAGCTTGCCCGCGGCGATGATCTGCCGGGCGTGCGCGGGCGACAGGGCGATCTCCGCCCAGTCCGTGCGCGCGTCGAAGTCGCGAGCCATCTGGAGCTGGACGTCCACGTCCATCATCTCGTCACAAGGCCGCTTGAGGTTCTGGTACGGCAGGGCCTTGCAGAGGAACTCGTTGCTGACGAGCGACACCATCACCAGGGACATGCCGCCCTGCTTCGCCTGCTTGAGCCACCCCTCCCACGCCTGCTGGTGGGCGATGGTGTCCCAGCGCGGCCACTGCGTGGGCGTCTCCATGCGGCCCAGGTGCAGGCCCGTGTCGCCCTGCGTGCCCTCGACCTGACCAATCACCTCCGAGGCCACCGCGCCGCCCACGCCGAAGACGTCCGACAGGATGGGCACGCCGCCCAGGTTCACGCTGCCGGCGTTGGGACAGATGTTGAGCATGTCGCGCAGGTCCATGCGGACGCGCGCGTGGTCGCTCTCCGGCATGCCGCCATCACAGGTCGTCAGCGTGCCGGTGTGGCTGCCATGGAACCAGCCGCCGGCGAAGGCCTCCTCGGCGAACATGTGGTGGTGCATCTCCGCGAAGCCGCCCACCGCGAGCGGCTGGGCGACCTCCTCGGGCGCGGCCGGTGGCGAGGGAGGCTCGTCGGCGACGGGCCCACAGGCCAGCGCCGAAGCGGCGAGCAACGGGGACAACCAGCGACGGGAACGGGAACGACGCGACATGGGGTGCACCTTTCCGGGGTGGAGATGCACCCGGCGTATCAGCACCCGTTCCGGGTAATCAAATCTCACCGCCTAAGCGTGATGGCGCATGGCTTTGACGCGTCGCATGAAAAATCGCGTCCCCCGGTGCCTTCACTCGTCGAAGCAAGGGCCGCTCTGACGGACCTCGACGGTGGACCACTCCGCCGCGGGGCACTGGCTGGCGAGCTCGAGCGCCTCCTCGCGCGTCTTCACGTCCACCAGGAAGAAGCCCCCGATGATCTCCTTGGACTCCGTGAACGGGCCGTCGCTGAAGCTCAGCTTGCCCTCCCGCCGCTCCACCCGGACGCCCTCCATGTCCGAGCGCAGGGAATCAGCGGCCTGGAGGATGCCCCGCGCCTGGAGGCCCGCGCCGAAGCCCCGCATCCGCTCCATGCGCTCCGCGGCGACGCGCTTCTCGTCCACCGTCCGGGGCTTCCCGCCCACCGTCTGCATCACCACCAGCATGTATGACATTCCAGGCTCCTTCCGAGGCACCGCGCAGGGCGGGGCCTCCAACGTGGAGGCTGTCTCAGCACGCCCACCGGGGCGGATGGAAATGACAACGCGTGAAGTCGTCGCCCGTTGAGCGCCCGCTCAGCGCCCCACCGCGATGGCAGGGGACGCCGCCTCCACCGGAGCGGCCATGGCGGGGGAGGCCCAGAGCTGATCAGGGGGCTCTCCGAACGTATCCGGCACTGCGTGGACGGCGTAGACGCATTCGTGGACGTTGTCGCTCAGCGCGCAGAGCAGCTCGCTGCGCTCCGTGCCGAGGTCCAGCTCGTAGAGCGCGGCGGGACATTGGCTCCCCACGATGAAGCGCTGACCGTCCAGCGGCGCGAGGCCCCGCGCGAAGGCCGGCTTGCCGGGCACCGACACCTGACGCCGCCAGCTCCCATCCACGGCCTGCCGCACCAGCTGCGAGGAGTGGGTGTCGTTGAAGACGAGCGAGTCCTCGTGCCAGAGCAGGTTGTGGTTGGGGATCTTGACGCCCTCCTTGCGCGTGACGATGCGAGCGGGCCCCTCGTCCGGTAGCAGCACGCCCAGCCATGTCGACGATGAATAGCGGGCGCCCAGAAAGCGCATCGCGAACATGCGCGAGGGCCGGGCCATCGGCGTGTCGATGCCCATGCCTTGGAGGAGTCGTCCCGGCAGGCCCAGCATGCTCTGGAACCTGCGCGTCGCGGCCGAGGCGACGAAGCCGAAGGACAGCAACAACCCTTCCGGCGCGCGCGCCACGCCGTTGATGTGCACGAAGTCGTAGAGCGCCGGGAGCTGGCGGGGATCGCGGTAGTCCACCTCCGCGGCCTCCCCCGCCCAGGCCCCCAACCCCAGCGCCTCCGCCAACACCGGATCCTTCCGCCAGCTCCAGGAGCGCAGGAGCTTTCCATCCCAGCCGATCTTGAGCAGCGCGTCCGATGCCGTCGCCGTGACCCAGACCCCATCCGGCTCCACCAGGATGTCGTGGACCTCCCCGAAGAGCGGATGCGTCAACTCCCCCACCTGATTCCACTGCCGGTCGAACACGTACAGCCGGTCCGTCATCGCGATGACCAGCCGCTCCTCCGTACTGCCGATGCCTCGCCCCCCGCGGAGCCCGCCTCGGGGGTTGAGATCGAACTGGCGGAAGCGGCTCTCCTGGATGGGCCACGTCTTCAGCACGCGGCGCTGCCCCGTGCTCACCCACCGGACAAAGCCACTGCTTTCGCCCGTACCGGAGATACGAACGATGGAGGTCACCAACAAGCGGGTGTCGTTCATGGAGTCAGAACCATGTTTTGAAGCATTAGAGGTTTTCCCACCAACACACGGATTCCTTTACCATTGGGTCCGAGTGGGGCCCAACGCCCGCCAGTGGAAAGGAAGGTCGAAGTGAATCCAGGAGTGGAGATCGCCTCGAAGGTTTCATCGCTTGCTTCGCGGGTGCAGGAGCTGATGAAGGCACCGGGTCCCGACGCGAACGCGGCGGTGGTGACCTGGCTGAGGGACGTGGAGTCGGCGTGGGCACTGGTGAAGGACGGTTCGGTGGCGCAGCTGGGCCCGCATGCGACGTCCGCGGACAACCTGCGGCTGGCGGCCCGCGTCGCGGTGGAGCGGCTGCTTCAGATGCCCTGGGTGTCGGGTGAGACGAAGACCGCGCTCAGCGGCTACCTGGAGCGCCACCCGGCGGCCCGGCAGGTGGGGCGCTACCAGTTCTCCTCCGACTGGATGTCGAAGTGCGAGGACGACTGGCGCAAGGCGCTGGCGCCGCTGGCCGGGAAGCACGACGTGCGCGCGCTGGAGATCGGCAGCTACGAGGGCCGGTCGGCCATCTGGCTGCTGGAGAACGTGCTGACGGACGCGTCCAGCCGCATCACCTGCGTGGACCTGTTCGAAGGGGAGTACGCCCAGCGCTTCGACGCGAACATCGCCGCCAGCGGCGCGCAGGCCCGCGTGGAGAAGTTGAAGGGAGCGTCCTCGGTGGTGCTGCGCCGGCTGGCTCCCGAGCCCGCGTACGACCTCATCTACGTGGACGGTTCGCATCAGGCCTACGACACGTTGGAGGATGCGGTGCTGAGCTGGCGCCTGCTGCGGCCGGGCGGCTGGATGATCTTCGACGACTACGGCATGGCCACCGCGCAGCTCACGCCGCACACGCGCATCGCGCGTCCGGACATCGGCATCGACGCGTTCCTGAGCGCCGCCGCGGACCACCTGGAGGTGGTGCTCAAGGGCTTCCAGGTCATCGTCCGCAAGAACCCGGCCTGAGCCGGCCACGGCCCGGGGCATGGCGCGGTCGCGGCCATGCCCCGAGTGCCCTGGGCTACAGCTGGGCCGAATAGCCCTCGGGCCGCAGCGTGAGCACGCCCCGGGAGAACAGGCCCTGGAGCAGGTCCTGATCCGCCTCCCCCATGTCGCGGAGCACGTCGCCCATGGGGCGATCCACGGCCGCCTTCAGGAGGGCCAGCTCCCGCGGCTCCAGGGTCAGGCGCTCGAAGTCGCTGACCACGCGGCCCGTGTCCTCGTCCACCTTGCGGACCATGGGGCTCTGCTTCACGTGAAGTGACTCGAAGGGGCGGGGCTCCGGCTTGGGGGCGTCCAGCCGCGCCAGGCACTCGCGCCAGGTGCGCGTGAAGCTGTCGCGGTCGAAGTGGCGCGTGATGAACTCGCGGCCCCGGGCGCACTCCTGGGTGACGCGGTCGCGCGAGCGGACGTCCTCCAGGATGGCGTTCGCGACCTCCTGGAACGAGAACGGATCCCCGAAGGCCATGTCCACGTTGTCGAAGACGCGGACACCGTGGCCGGGCGGCAAGCCGAAGCGGTTGTTGCCAATGCCGTTCGTGTAGACGGGGCAGCCCTGGTAGACGGACTCCATCGGATAGAAGCCAAACGGCTCCGGGTAGACGTTGAACGAGAGTCCGAACTTCGTGAGCTCGAACAGCCGGAAGAGCGCGGCCTGATTGAGGAAGCGCACCGGGATGAGCAGGTCCGCGAGGGTGAAGCCCATCGCATCCAGCATGGACCGGGCGGCGCTCACGTCGAACGGGAAGCCGTGCGTATAGGAGTAGTCGATGAGGGCGAAGTCCTCCGCATCGACGATGAGCCGGTAGCGCGGCCCGTTCGCCTCCCGCGACTGCAGGTTGAGGTGCACGAGGATGTTGAGGACGGCGTACCAGTCCGGCTTGCGCGGTTGCAGGGCATGGCCCAGCACGTCGCCCGCGTCCAGGGCCTGCTGGACCCGCTCGGGGATCTGCGCCCCCTGCATGCGGGAGTCGCCGGTGGCGCTGGCGACGCAGGGCAGGCCCGCGTGGAAGTCCACCACCTTGTCGAAGCCCGAGGGATCCAGGCAGGTGCGGCGGCGCACGTCGGGCATCGTCAGCAGGCTGATGAGCACCTCCCGCATGTAGCCGGAGTAGGCGCAGTACAGGTCCACGGCGGGGTTGCCCAGCCAGAGGGACTGTCCGCCCACGAGGCCGTGGAAGATGACGGCGGAGCGGCGGGCGATGGCGGGCCCCGGGGGATGAATCCACAGGCCGTGGTCACAGAAGATGGCGAGGTCCGCGGGGGGCTCGGCCTGGATGCGGCGCAGCCGATCCGCGGTCGCCACCGGCATGGGCGTGTCCGGGCCGCCGGGGCGGTGCTTGAAGTGGGCATTCACCTCGTGGCCCTGCTGCCGCAAATCCTCCTGGATGAGGCCGTTGATGACACCCGAAGCGGTGCGGAAGGGTTCGGACTCCACGAAAAGTTTGACCCGCTGCTGCGTCATGGCTGGTTCCTCGAGGTGGGATGGGAGAAGGCGTCACGGAAGGATTCCAACACCTGCCGCCATTCCTGGAGGAGCGCGGCGGCGGTGTCGGGGCGGAACAGCTCGACCTTGTATTCGAGCGTGGCGATGAGACCCTGGGGCGCGTCGGAGACGCCCAGCTTCAGGTCATAGAGCGTCCAGCCGCGCGTGCGCATCAGCGGGCGGACCGCGAGGCCGGGCACCTGGGGAGAGTTGCCTTCCCGGTCTGAGAAGGTGAAGCCGATGCGGCACAGCTCGGGCAGCAGCCGGACCAGCTCCGTGTGGGGCAAGCCCTGGTGCGCGAACGCCTCAAGGTAGGCCGTGCGGACGCGGGCCAGGGCATCGCGTGGCGTGAGCCCCTGCTCCATCTGGGAGCGGATGACGAGGTAGCCGGCGAACATGCCGATCAACGGCTCCAACTCCGGGCGCGGCCGCTGGGCATGCGCGAAGCCCACGCGGATGTCGTCCTGGCCCGACCGGCGCGCCAGCAGCACCTGGAACGCGGACAGGAGCAACATGAACAGCGTCACGCCCTCCGCGCGGCAGAGCTGCCGCAGGTCGGCGACGAGCTCCGGAGGCAGGACGAGGTCGAGGCTCGCGCCGCGCAGGGACTCGCGCTCCGGGCGCGGGAAGTCCAGGGGCAGCTGCACGTCCTGGGGCGACCCCGACAGCCTCTCCGCCCAGTACGCGCGCAGCCGCTCCAGCGCTCCGTCCTTCAGCCACGCGTGCTGCCAGCGGGTGAAGTCCTGGTACTGGATCGGCAGCTCCGGAAGAGGCGATGCGCGCCCCTCGCGGAAGGTGGCGTAGAGCACGGCGAGCTCGCCCGCGAAGACGGAGAAGGAGACGAAGTCCGTCACCGCGTGGTGCATGTTGACCAGCAGCACGTGCCGTTCCGCGGTGAGCCGGTACAGGTGACAGCGCAAGAGCGGCCCGTGCTCCAGGTCGAAGGGAAGGTCCATCTGCGCCCGCGCGCGGCGCAGGGCTTCGGCCTCCCGCTCCGCTTCCGGTAGCGAGTCCAGCGCCTCCACTTCGAACGGAACCGGCCCGGGAGGAACGATGTGCTGCCACGGCCGCCCATCCACCGTGGCGAACGTCGTGCGCAGGCTCTCGTGGCGGCGGACGATCTCCTCGACGCCTTGCTTCAGGGCCGCCACATCCAACATGCCCCCCAGACCGAGCACGACCGGGGATGCATTGTGCGCGCTCTCGGCGCCGCCCTGCTCCGGCGACCAGTAGACCTCCTGGCTGAATGACAGCGGGAGGCGATCAACAGGAGGCGTCCGCACGACGGGCGGGAGCGGCTTCACCGCGTCCGCCTTGCCGGGCGTCTGAAGCAACTCCGCCAATGCGACCACCGTGGGACGCTCGAAGAGATCCGCGAGCGCCAGCTCCCGGCCGAAGAGCGCACCCAGGCGTGTCACGACCTGTGTGGCGATGAGGGAGTGGCCGCCCAGGTCGAAGAAGTTGTCGTGCAGCCCGACGCGCTCCACCTTCAGCAGCTCCGCCCACTGCTCC includes:
- a CDS encoding glycosyltransferase → MTQQRVKLFVESEPFRTASGVINGLIQEDLRQQGHEVNAHFKHRPGGPDTPMPVATADRLRRIQAEPPADLAIFCDHGLWIHPPGPAIARRSAVIFHGLVGGQSLWLGNPAVDLYCAYSGYMREVLISLLTMPDVRRRTCLDPSGFDKVVDFHAGLPCVASATGDSRMQGAQIPERVQQALDAGDVLGHALQPRKPDWYAVLNILVHLNLQSREANGPRYRLIVDAEDFALIDYSYTHGFPFDVSAARSMLDAMGFTLADLLIPVRFLNQAALFRLFELTKFGLSFNVYPEPFGFYPMESVYQGCPVYTNGIGNNRFGLPPGHGVRVFDNVDMAFGDPFSFQEVANAILEDVRSRDRVTQECARGREFITRHFDRDSFTRTWRECLARLDAPKPEPRPFESLHVKQSPMVRKVDEDTGRVVSDFERLTLEPRELALLKAAVDRPMGDVLRDMGEADQDLLQGLFSRGVLTLRPEGYSAQL
- a CDS encoding condensation domain-containing protein, producing LPLTPSGKVDRAKLPALSADATPRTSAFAAPRTPVEQLIAEQWAELLKVERVGLHDNFFDLGGHSLIATQVVTRLGALFGRELALADLFERPTVVALAELLQTPGKADAVKPLPPVVRTPPVDRLPLSFSQEVYWSPEQGGAESAHNASPVVLGLGGMLDVAALKQGVEEIVRRHESLRTTFATVDGRPWQHIVPPGPVPFEVEALDSLPEAEREAEALRRARAQMDLPFDLEHGPLLRCHLYRLTAERHVLLVNMHHAVTDFVSFSVFAGELAVLYATFREGRASPLPELPIQYQDFTRWQHAWLKDGALERLRAYWAERLSGSPQDVQLPLDFPRPERESLRGASLDLVLPPELVADLRQLCRAEGVTLFMLLLSAFQVLLARRSGQDDIRVGFAHAQRPRPELEPLIGMFAGYLVIRSQMEQGLTPRDALARVRTAYLEAFAHQGLPHTELVRLLPELCRIGFTFSDREGNSPQVPGLAVRPLMRTRGWTLYDLKLGVSDAPQGLIATLEYKVELFRPDTAAALLQEWRQVLESFRDAFSHPTSRNQP
- a CDS encoding membrane dipeptidase; this encodes MSRRSRSRRWLSPLLAASALACGPVADEPPSPPAAPEEVAQPLAVGGFAEMHHHMFAEEAFAGGWFHGSHTGTLTTCDGGMPESDHARVRMDLRDMLNICPNAGSVNLGGVPILSDVFGVGGAVASEVIGQVEGTQGDTGLHLGRMETPTQWPRWDTIAHQQAWEGWLKQAKQGGMSLVMVSLVSNEFLCKALPYQNLKRPCDEMMDVDVQLQMARDFDARTDWAEIALSPAHARQIIAAGKLAMVLSIESSKLFGTKDWRAELNRVYSLGVRSLQPVHQLDNRFGGAAPHNAIFQVAQFLENCHIDTDCGITGPGFTLGFDVDANCRNTKGLTADGKALVQEMMGKGMLVDMAHMSEKSIQDTYALSQAKTYYPLFISHGHFREVMNPDLAANEKTTPSWVVRYVRQTGGMFGLRTAHDETRDYTRTPVANTCQGSTRSLAQAYEFGRQGLKVNMGFGADLNGFIQQTRPRFGDFGACSAGFRAEADTQREQQNVSGPPRLGTDFDIYGLAHVGLLPDVVKDLKQLGVNTSGLEGSAENFIRMWERANSTRTGMADAATDIDTGGVAAYVPKATREAQYPKICGKAYAPSTKAVSETCRFDQECKSGDCSALDNCGDVPGVCTCSTDAHCAATQFCGWGTNAGKCVTKRAKGALCSSGRECQSNKCSWLMCT
- a CDS encoding YciI family protein, giving the protein MSYMLVVMQTVGGKPRTVDEKRVAAERMERMRGFGAGLQARGILQAADSLRSDMEGVRVERREGKLSFSDGPFTESKEIIGGFFLVDVKTREEALELASQCPAAEWSTVEVRQSGPCFDE
- a CDS encoding class I SAM-dependent methyltransferase, coding for MNPGVEIASKVSSLASRVQELMKAPGPDANAAVVTWLRDVESAWALVKDGSVAQLGPHATSADNLRLAARVAVERLLQMPWVSGETKTALSGYLERHPAARQVGRYQFSSDWMSKCEDDWRKALAPLAGKHDVRALEIGSYEGRSAIWLLENVLTDASSRITCVDLFEGEYAQRFDANIAASGAQARVEKLKGASSVVLRRLAPEPAYDLIYVDGSHQAYDTLEDAVLSWRLLRPGGWMIFDDYGMATAQLTPHTRIARPDIGIDAFLSAAADHLEVVLKGFQVIVRKNPA